A DNA window from Halorubrum sp. DM2 contains the following coding sequences:
- a CDS encoding glycerophosphodiester phosphodiesterase family protein produces the protein MNDPESSGSDRDARSTRRATLRRGGSLAVGAVAATTGCIDRRRDAASEARGERDASDPPLIAHRGFAAENPENTVAAVEAAMSVVDRLELDVRRCGTGELVAFHDATLGRVTDATGRVEETAYERLAELSVEGSGEPVPTLAEVLDAVPAHAWVMLDLKERGLAADALAVAADRDHDLAVTADDPAVIEAVRAADPSVPTVYGVRESVPARVLRPLIPGRVAATTVPRWAYPPQDAAGAVETAVELGCAAVSPRYELCLRTNVVSRAANAGLRVLPWTVTSEREYEAVTGAGVDAVVSDVSRGLPVT, from the coding sequence GTGAACGACCCCGAATCGTCCGGATCCGACCGGGACGCTCGCTCGACCCGCAGAGCGACGCTGCGGCGAGGCGGTTCGCTCGCGGTCGGTGCGGTCGCGGCGACCACCGGCTGTATCGACCGCAGGCGTGACGCTGCGAGCGAGGCGCGCGGCGAACGCGACGCGTCGGACCCGCCGCTGATCGCACACCGCGGCTTCGCGGCCGAGAACCCGGAGAACACGGTCGCGGCCGTCGAGGCGGCGATGTCGGTCGTCGACCGGCTCGAACTCGACGTACGTCGCTGCGGCACCGGCGAACTCGTCGCCTTCCACGACGCGACGCTCGGGCGGGTGACGGACGCGACCGGGCGGGTCGAGGAGACCGCCTACGAGCGGCTCGCGGAGCTCTCCGTGGAGGGCTCCGGCGAGCCGGTGCCGACGCTCGCCGAGGTGCTCGACGCGGTGCCGGCCCACGCGTGGGTCATGCTCGACCTGAAGGAGCGGGGACTCGCGGCGGACGCGCTCGCGGTCGCCGCGGACCGCGACCACGACCTCGCCGTCACCGCGGACGACCCCGCGGTGATCGAGGCGGTCCGGGCGGCCGACCCGTCGGTCCCGACCGTCTACGGCGTCCGCGAGTCCGTGCCGGCACGAGTCCTGCGACCCCTGATCCCCGGCCGCGTCGCCGCGACGACGGTGCCGCGCTGGGCGTACCCGCCACAGGACGCCGCGGGGGCGGTCGAGACGGCCGTCGAGCTGGGCTGTGCGGCGGTGTCGCCGCGGTACGAGCTGTGTCTGCGGACGAACGTCGTCTCGCGCGCAGCGAACGCCGGCCTCCGGGTGTTACCGTGGACGGTCACCTCAGAGCGGGAGTACGAGGCGGTGACGGGCGCGGGGGTCGACGCGGTCGTGTCGGATGTCTCCCGCGGACTGCCGGTGACGTGA
- a CDS encoding DUF5786 family protein has product MGFGSYDESEQENQDLDADFDDEDGVQAAQETHEGSVDYEPGASNDELLDRLQEIKSEET; this is encoded by the coding sequence ATGGGCTTCGGCAGCTACGATGAGTCCGAACAGGAGAATCAGGACCTGGACGCGGACTTCGACGACGAAGACGGCGTTCAGGCTGCCCAAGAAACCCACGAGGGGTCCGTCGACTACGAGCCCGGCGCGTCCAACGACGAACTCCTCGACCGGCTTCAGGAGATCAAGTCCGAGGAGACGTGA
- a CDS encoding thioredoxin domain-containing protein codes for MTVRLLDFHAEWCGPCKTQDPILEEIQEDLGDAFELQKVDVDEEQDVANQYQVRSLPTLIVENDDGVVDRFVGVTQREDIEAALTEAGA; via the coding sequence ATGACCGTTCGACTGCTGGATTTCCACGCCGAGTGGTGCGGCCCGTGTAAGACGCAAGACCCCATCTTAGAGGAGATTCAGGAGGACCTCGGCGACGCGTTCGAGCTCCAGAAAGTCGACGTCGACGAGGAGCAGGACGTGGCGAACCAGTACCAGGTCCGCTCGCTGCCCACCCTCATCGTCGAGAACGACGACGGCGTCGTCGACCGCTTCGTCGGGGTCACCCAGCGCGAGGACATCGAGGCCGCACTCACCGAAGCCGGGGCCTGA
- a CDS encoding 50S ribosomal protein L40e has translation MAKFDAAERRMLDRQICMRCNARNASEAERCRKCGYTNLRPKATERRAA, from the coding sequence ATGGCCAAATTCGACGCCGCCGAACGCCGCATGCTCGACCGACAGATCTGTATGCGCTGTAACGCCCGCAACGCCTCCGAGGCCGAGCGCTGCCGCAAGTGCGGCTACACTAACCTCCGCCCGAAGGCGACCGAGCGCCGCGCCGCCTGA
- a CDS encoding MBL fold metallo-hydrolase, which produces MEPIAVTADAEEFTCNAYLVVGDATTLVDAGTMPGVEDAVAEALAEADADGLDRVVLTHQHHDHVGELDAVVDRFDPEVLAYADHPHRDVALEAGDEVFVGDEACEVVYTPGHADDHVSLVGDERLYSGDVVVYNDGAFSDGSFGRTDMAGQSRERLIESLHDLLDRLPDTVDAMFPGHGEVYRAAEGPDSVREVIERATERAERREPKYPDE; this is translated from the coding sequence ATGGAACCGATCGCCGTCACCGCGGACGCGGAGGAGTTCACCTGCAACGCGTACCTCGTCGTCGGGGACGCGACGACGCTCGTCGACGCCGGCACGATGCCGGGCGTCGAGGACGCGGTCGCCGAGGCGCTCGCCGAGGCCGACGCCGACGGACTCGACCGCGTCGTCCTCACGCACCAGCACCACGACCACGTCGGGGAACTCGACGCGGTCGTCGACCGCTTCGACCCGGAGGTCCTCGCGTACGCCGACCACCCCCACCGCGACGTCGCCCTCGAAGCCGGCGACGAGGTGTTCGTCGGCGACGAGGCCTGCGAGGTCGTCTACACCCCGGGCCACGCCGACGACCACGTCTCGCTCGTCGGCGACGAACGGCTCTACTCCGGCGACGTCGTCGTCTACAACGACGGCGCGTTCTCGGACGGATCGTTCGGCCGCACCGACATGGCCGGCCAGTCGCGCGAGCGCCTGATCGAGAGCCTCCACGACCTCCTCGACCGGCTGCCCGACACCGTCGACGCGATGTTCCCCGGCCACGGTGAGGTCTACCGCGCCGCGGAGGGACCGGACAGCGTCCGGGAAGTCATCGAGCGCGCGACCGAGCGCGCCGAGCGCCGCGAGCCGAAGTACCCCGACGAGTGA
- the hisE gene encoding phosphoribosyl-ATP diphosphatase — translation MFATIESRKAELPEGSYTASLFTHEKGENAVLEKVGEESTEAILAAKDDDLDELTAESADLVYHLLVLLAMKDLDLDDLREELRDRF, via the coding sequence CTGTTCGCCACCATCGAATCGCGGAAGGCGGAGCTGCCGGAGGGGTCGTACACGGCCTCGCTTTTCACCCACGAGAAGGGTGAAAACGCCGTCTTAGAGAAGGTCGGCGAGGAGTCCACGGAAGCGATTCTCGCGGCGAAAGACGACGACCTCGACGAGCTCACCGCGGAGAGCGCCGACCTCGTCTATCACCTGCTCGTGTTGCTCGCGATGAAGGACCTCGACCTCGACGACCTGCGCGAGGAGCTTCGAGACCGGTTCTGA
- a CDS encoding uracil-DNA glycosylase produces the protein MSEHGGDGSGLDENLRVPACERCPALVESRSRIVDGVGPTDADLLFVGEGPGATEDEEGEPFVGRSGDVLDEALRDAGLARADVRITNCVRCRPPDNRDPTSEELGNCRGYLEGEIDRLDPELIVTLGKVPSEHLLDRSVAITSESGDVVDARLGGASRRVLLSVHPAATLYDRSQRDGFFETIARAAELSGVGNRDGDGGDGQSRLGEF, from the coding sequence ATGAGCGAACACGGCGGCGACGGCTCCGGTCTCGACGAGAACCTGCGGGTCCCGGCCTGCGAGCGGTGTCCGGCGTTGGTCGAGTCCCGGAGCCGGATCGTCGACGGCGTCGGGCCGACCGACGCGGACCTGCTGTTCGTCGGCGAGGGGCCCGGTGCCACCGAAGACGAGGAGGGCGAGCCGTTCGTGGGGCGCTCGGGCGACGTCCTCGACGAGGCGCTGCGGGACGCCGGGCTCGCCCGCGCGGACGTGCGGATCACGAACTGTGTACGGTGTCGACCGCCGGATAACCGGGACCCGACGAGCGAGGAACTGGGGAACTGTCGCGGGTATCTCGAAGGCGAGATCGACCGGCTCGACCCGGAGCTGATCGTGACGCTCGGGAAGGTGCCGAGCGAACACCTCCTCGACCGGTCGGTGGCGATCACGTCGGAGTCCGGCGACGTGGTCGACGCCAGACTCGGCGGGGCGTCACGGCGCGTCCTGCTCTCCGTCCACCCCGCCGCGACGCTGTACGACCGGAGCCAACGCGACGGCTTCTTCGAGACGATCGCGCGGGCGGCCGAGCTGAGCGGCGTCGGGAACCGCGACGGCGACGGCGGCGACGGTCAGTCGCGGCTCGGTGAGTTCTGA
- a CDS encoding DUF99 family protein has translation MRTPPSRTLGVAFSDDHDVSRAAGVVVRADGTPDGFAFARCTVGGTDATDAVIDCWRALDREDVRHVACAGVAPAWFNFLDLGRLAETLDRPAYAVSYEASPGLEPALRDAFDGDALADRLAVYRSLPARVPIDPGPEVDGDAGDAEAESDSRSVRAVGIDPERAAAAVRALTRDGFRRCEPLRIAALAASAHREAVGGE, from the coding sequence GTGAGGACCCCGCCGAGCCGAACGCTCGGCGTCGCCTTCTCTGACGACCACGACGTGAGCCGCGCGGCCGGCGTCGTCGTCCGCGCAGACGGCACCCCCGACGGGTTCGCGTTCGCCCGGTGTACCGTCGGCGGCACGGACGCGACCGACGCCGTGATCGACTGCTGGCGCGCGCTCGACCGCGAGGACGTTCGCCACGTCGCCTGCGCGGGCGTCGCGCCCGCGTGGTTCAACTTCCTCGACCTCGGCCGACTCGCCGAGACGCTCGACCGCCCGGCGTACGCCGTGAGCTACGAGGCCAGCCCCGGCCTCGAACCGGCCCTGCGGGACGCGTTCGACGGCGACGCGCTCGCCGACCGGCTCGCCGTCTACCGGTCGCTGCCGGCGCGCGTCCCGATCGATCCGGGCCCAGAGGTGGACGGCGACGCGGGGGACGCCGAGGCCGAGAGCGATTCCCGCTCCGTCCGCGCCGTCGGAATCGATCCCGAGCGCGCCGCCGCGGCGGTCCGGGCGCTCACCCGCGACGGATTCCGGCGCTGCGAGCCGCTCCGGATCGCGGCGCTCGCCGCGAGCGCCCACCGCGAGGCGGTCGGCGGCGAGTGA
- the pdxT gene encoding pyridoxal 5'-phosphate synthase glutaminase subunit PdxT, with product MKAGVIAVQGDVAEHAAAVRNAAAAHDESAEVVEVRDAGIVPDCDVLLMPGGESTTISRLIHREGIAAEIRDHVAAGKPVLATCAGLIVCSTDAKDDRVEPLGLVDVSVDRNAFGRQKDSFEAKVPIAGLDDPFHAVFIRAPAIDEIGAGVETLATVDGRPVAVRDGPVVATAFHPELTDDPRVHDLAFFPDREVVA from the coding sequence ATGAAAGCAGGCGTCATCGCCGTTCAGGGCGACGTGGCCGAACACGCCGCCGCCGTCCGCAACGCCGCGGCCGCCCACGACGAGTCCGCGGAGGTCGTCGAGGTCCGGGACGCGGGGATCGTGCCCGACTGCGACGTCCTCCTCATGCCGGGCGGGGAGTCGACGACCATCTCGCGGCTGATCCACCGCGAGGGGATCGCCGCCGAGATCCGCGACCACGTCGCGGCCGGCAAGCCCGTCCTCGCCACCTGCGCCGGGCTCATCGTCTGCTCGACCGACGCGAAGGACGACCGGGTCGAGCCGCTGGGGCTGGTCGACGTCTCGGTCGACCGCAACGCGTTCGGGCGACAGAAGGACTCCTTCGAGGCGAAGGTCCCGATCGCCGGACTCGACGACCCCTTCCACGCCGTCTTCATCCGCGCGCCGGCCATCGACGAGATCGGCGCGGGCGTCGAGACGCTGGCGACGGTCGACGGCCGCCCGGTCGCGGTGCGTGACGGCCCGGTCGTCGCCACCGCGTTCCACCCCGAACTCACCGACGACCCGCGGGTCCACGACCTCGCCTTCTTCCCCGACCGGGAGGTGGTCGCGTGA
- a CDS encoding preprotein translocase subunit Sec61beta produces the protein MSGSNSGGLMSSAGLVRYFDNEDRNAISIDPKTVIAFCVLFGVFVQILSLTVA, from the coding sequence ATGAGTGGTTCCAACTCCGGCGGGCTGATGTCCAGCGCGGGACTGGTCCGCTACTTCGACAACGAGGACCGGAACGCCATCTCGATCGACCCCAAGACGGTGATCGCGTTCTGCGTTCTCTTCGGCGTGTTCGTCCAGATCCTCTCGCTGACGGTCGCGTAG